A stretch of Bradyrhizobium sp. AZCC 2262 DNA encodes these proteins:
- a CDS encoding DUF5131 family protein — protein MAETSIEWTDATWNPVAGCTVLTAGCTNCYAMRMAARLEAMGTAKYRGLTRKSGRRAVWTGKIRLDYASLDTPRTWSKPRKVFVNSMSDLFHDDVPTEFIARVWDVMKETPRHTYQILTKRPERMAHVLAQRSFEILPNVWLGTSIEDGRVLYRLDAIRQVPAAIRFVSLEPLIGSVADGDLTGIHWAIVGGESGPRAREMKPEWVDEIETMCRSSGTAFFFKQWGGKNKKAAGRILNGKTYDEMPDLRP, from the coding sequence ATGGCCGAAACATCAATCGAATGGACCGACGCGACTTGGAATCCTGTGGCTGGTTGCACCGTGCTTACAGCAGGCTGCACGAATTGCTACGCCATGCGGATGGCGGCCAGACTTGAGGCGATGGGGACTGCGAAGTACCGCGGCCTCACCCGGAAAAGCGGGCGACGCGCAGTCTGGACCGGCAAAATTCGTTTGGATTATGCATCGCTCGATACACCGAGAACGTGGTCAAAGCCACGCAAGGTTTTCGTCAACTCAATGTCCGACCTTTTCCATGATGATGTTCCAACTGAATTCATCGCTCGGGTTTGGGACGTGATGAAGGAAACACCTCGGCACACGTATCAAATTCTCACTAAGCGCCCCGAGCGCATGGCACACGTTCTAGCTCAACGATCATTCGAAATCCTCCCGAACGTCTGGCTCGGCACCAGCATTGAGGATGGTCGCGTTCTGTATAGGTTGGATGCCATTCGGCAGGTGCCAGCCGCAATCAGATTTGTTTCCCTTGAGCCGCTGATCGGGTCCGTAGCCGATGGCGATCTCACCGGCATCCATTGGGCGATCGTTGGTGGGGAGAGCGGCCCGCGCGCCCGCGAAATGAAGCCTGAGTGGGTCGACGAGATCGAGACGATGTGTCGTTCCTCTGGAACGGCCTTCTTCTTCAAACAGTGGGGTGGAAAAAATAAGAAGGCGGCCGGTCGCATACTAAATGGCAAGACCTACGATGAGATGCCCGACCTGCGGCCGTGA
- a CDS encoding cupin domain-containing protein, which yields MDAVSPKGAQTADTHSHLVRPDSMEWQQTRFPGCEAKTLLFDRKTGLMTALMRFAPGAVLPDHEHVNIEQTYVLEGSLVDKEGPAQGIECKAGEFIWREEGSRHVAWCPQGGLMLAIFQVPNKFFEADGRVIDAAGEDWDKTWGHTRKG from the coding sequence ATGGACGCCGTGAGCCCGAAGGGCGCGCAAACCGCAGACACGCATTCCCACCTGGTCCGCCCCGACAGCATGGAATGGCAGCAGACCCGTTTCCCCGGCTGTGAAGCCAAGACGCTGCTGTTCGATCGCAAGACCGGGCTGATGACTGCGCTGATGCGGTTTGCGCCGGGCGCGGTGCTGCCTGACCACGAGCACGTCAATATCGAGCAGACCTACGTGCTCGAAGGTTCGCTGGTCGACAAGGAAGGTCCGGCGCAAGGCATCGAATGCAAGGCCGGCGAATTCATCTGGCGCGAGGAGGGCAGCCGCCATGTGGCCTGGTGTCCCCAAGGTGGCCTGATGCTGGCGATATTTCAGGTTCCGAACAAGTTCTTCGAGGCCGATGGCCGCGTCATCGATGCCGCGGGCGAGGATTGGGACAAAACGTGGGGGCACACCCGAAAGGGCTGA
- a CDS encoding adenylate/guanylate cyclase domain-containing protein, whose protein sequence is MQHSRFCMGCWEQMHLPVPLRGVISAPFRAFGVRPSRMNPNTCTICELMFTKVMHARKITIDATIMFADLRGYTSLSQSQSPDAVSGLLDAFYDECASAIWEHEGLLNKTIGDAVMAVFNFPLKREHHARNAVLAARDIQKNWRDRREALVAAHGLTASELGIGIGIHSGELSFGEFGRSHRDLTAIGTVVNTASRAQSVAEADQILVTRAVFDRTQPDLKDSPSKAFQLKGFDVPIDLYAA, encoded by the coding sequence TTGCAACATTCCAGATTCTGCATGGGCTGCTGGGAGCAGATGCATCTGCCGGTGCCGCTTCGCGGCGTGATCTCGGCGCCATTCCGCGCGTTCGGCGTTCGTCCGAGCCGGATGAACCCCAACACCTGCACCATCTGCGAACTGATGTTCACCAAGGTGATGCACGCCCGCAAGATCACCATCGACGCGACCATCATGTTTGCCGACCTGCGGGGCTACACCAGCCTGTCGCAGTCGCAATCGCCGGATGCCGTCTCGGGACTGCTCGACGCTTTTTATGACGAATGTGCGAGCGCGATCTGGGAGCATGAGGGACTCCTCAACAAGACCATCGGCGACGCCGTCATGGCGGTCTTCAACTTTCCGCTGAAGCGGGAGCACCATGCCAGAAACGCCGTGCTTGCGGCGCGCGACATTCAGAAGAACTGGCGCGACCGCCGAGAAGCCCTGGTGGCTGCGCACGGCCTCACTGCGAGCGAACTGGGAATCGGCATCGGCATCCATTCCGGCGAACTCAGCTTTGGCGAGTTCGGCCGATCGCACCGGGACCTGACGGCGATCGGAACCGTCGTCAACACCGCCTCCCGGGCCCAGTCGGTCGCCGAAGCCGACCAGATCCTCGTGACCAGGGCCGTGTTCGACCGTACCCAACCGGATTTGAAGGACAGCCCTTCGAAGGCATTCCAGCTCAAGGGATTCGACGTCCCGATCGACCTCTACGCCGCGTAG
- a CDS encoding GFA family protein, whose product MPIKGSCHCGNTQFEVNEAPSDVTRCTCSLCSKRGALWAYYTPAQFRLTSAPENVATYLWGSRTVKHHFCANCGCGTYSESPDWSTGKPDFDNPKVGVNARLFDDFDLDAVPVTVIDGKNLW is encoded by the coding sequence GTGCCAATCAAGGGAAGCTGCCATTGTGGCAACACACAATTCGAGGTGAACGAGGCGCCATCTGACGTGACACGCTGCACCTGTTCGCTCTGTTCCAAGCGCGGCGCGTTGTGGGCTTATTACACACCGGCGCAATTTCGTCTGACGTCTGCACCCGAAAACGTCGCGACCTATCTGTGGGGCAGCCGCACCGTCAAACATCATTTCTGCGCCAATTGCGGCTGCGGCACCTATTCGGAATCGCCTGACTGGTCGACCGGCAAACCGGACTTCGACAACCCCAAGGTCGGCGTCAATGCGCGGCTGTTCGACGATTTCGACCTCGACGCGGTGCCGGTGACAGTGATCGACGGCAAGAACCTCTGGTGA
- a CDS encoding three-Cys-motif partner protein TcmP — MPTPFKFDEVGIWSELKLEIVEKYGSAYTAAFANQRGLKKYYVDAFSGAGVHISKRSGGPIDGSPARALKTTPPFDSFFFIDMDAQKTAHLKKLCAGRGNVHIETGDASKYLTQTLLPTIKYSEFKRALCLFDPYGLHLEWRAMEMAGQSRAIDMFLNFPVMDMNRNAIWRNPSVVPKEGIDRMNSFWGDESWREAAYAEHPQGNLFGAPDIVKQGNDAIVGAFRERLRKVAGFEFVPEPLPMKNSTNAVVYYLFFASQKPVAQKIIGDIFKKYR; from the coding sequence GTGCCTACGCCCTTTAAATTCGACGAGGTTGGCATCTGGTCCGAGCTAAAGCTTGAGATCGTTGAGAAATACGGTTCGGCCTATACCGCAGCTTTCGCCAATCAACGAGGCCTGAAGAAATACTACGTCGACGCGTTCAGTGGCGCCGGTGTGCACATCTCGAAGCGCAGTGGTGGGCCGATCGACGGTAGCCCGGCCCGCGCGTTGAAGACGACGCCGCCTTTCGACAGTTTCTTTTTTATCGATATGGACGCCCAGAAGACGGCGCATCTGAAAAAGCTTTGTGCCGGCCGCGGTAACGTCCACATAGAAACGGGCGACGCGTCGAAATATCTCACCCAAACGCTTCTGCCGACTATCAAGTACAGCGAATTTAAGCGAGCGCTTTGCCTCTTCGACCCCTACGGTCTTCACCTTGAATGGCGCGCGATGGAGATGGCAGGTCAGTCCCGGGCCATCGACATGTTCCTGAATTTTCCGGTGATGGACATGAACAGGAACGCGATCTGGCGGAATCCCTCCGTCGTTCCGAAGGAAGGCATTGACCGCATGAACAGCTTTTGGGGTGATGAATCTTGGAGAGAAGCGGCCTACGCCGAACACCCGCAAGGCAATTTGTTCGGTGCGCCAGACATCGTAAAACAGGGAAATGACGCGATTGTAGGCGCCTTTCGTGAAAGGCTGCGCAAAGTGGCTGGTTTCGAGTTCGTCCCCGAGCCCCTACCGATGAAGAACAGCACCAATGCTGTCGTGTACTACTTGTTCTTTGCTTCTCAGAAACCCGTTGCGCAAAAAATCATCGGCGACATTTTCAAAAAATACCGATGA
- a CDS encoding CvpA family protein, translating to MPITILDLVLLGVMLISGLLAMVRGFMREILSIAAWGAAALVTLYAFSKLLPSAKAYFGSDTIAAVVVVAGTFIGTLIVVSVITVRISDMILDSRIGALDRTLGFLFGLGRGLLIVVVAFLFFSWLVPDKQRPDWITGAKSRVVLQGTGDWLMSLLPDDPENTILKRFKKNKPDDDQTDADQAAPASGDGYSKPARDSLKKLIEKPAAR from the coding sequence ATGCCGATAACGATACTTGATCTCGTCCTGCTCGGAGTAATGCTGATTTCGGGGCTGCTCGCCATGGTGCGCGGCTTCATGCGCGAAATCCTGTCGATCGCGGCATGGGGCGCGGCGGCGCTGGTGACGCTCTATGCTTTCTCCAAGCTGCTGCCGTCTGCCAAGGCCTATTTCGGCAGCGATACGATCGCGGCCGTGGTGGTCGTTGCCGGCACCTTCATCGGTACGCTGATTGTGGTTTCCGTCATCACGGTCCGGATTTCGGACATGATCCTGGATTCGCGGATCGGCGCGCTGGACCGCACGCTCGGCTTCCTGTTTGGGTTGGGTCGCGGCCTTTTGATCGTGGTGGTCGCGTTCCTGTTCTTCAGCTGGCTGGTCCCGGACAAGCAGCGGCCGGACTGGATCACCGGTGCCAAGTCCCGGGTGGTCCTGCAAGGAACCGGGGATTGGTTAATGTCGCTCTTGCCGGACGACCCCGAGAACACCATCTTAAAGAGATTCAAGAAGAATAAACCGGACGACGACCAAACTGACGCCGACCAGGCAGCCCCTGCGTCCGGCGATGGCTACAGTAAACCTGCCCGCGACAGTCTTAAAAAGCTGATCGAGAAACCCGCGGCACGCTAA
- a CDS encoding cupin domain-containing protein: MDTYPTLAAAEQAKGPHGTVVKSLDRIWLLSIEQRDWRAPAGGEHVAEIGPLSINAGENYSAQYMEAVFDPGMTAPEHRHSGPEAWYTLAGETCLETPDGMQVGKAGSHHVIVPAGPPMHLTATGTVQRKALVLILHDSSKPPTTPERDWKPKGLCKG; this comes from the coding sequence TTGGACACCTATCCCACACTCGCAGCCGCCGAGCAGGCCAAGGGTCCACACGGAACGGTCGTCAAATCACTCGACAGGATATGGCTGCTTTCGATCGAGCAGCGGGACTGGCGTGCACCGGCGGGCGGCGAGCACGTTGCCGAGATTGGCCCGCTGTCGATAAACGCCGGCGAGAACTATTCCGCGCAATACATGGAAGCTGTGTTTGATCCGGGCATGACAGCGCCGGAACATCGTCACTCCGGTCCTGAAGCCTGGTACACGCTTGCCGGCGAAACGTGCCTGGAGACGCCGGACGGCATGCAAGTTGGAAAGGCCGGCAGTCACCACGTCATCGTGCCCGCCGGACCGCCGATGCACCTGACCGCAACCGGCACGGTTCAGCGCAAGGCGCTCGTTCTCATCCTCCACGATAGTTCCAAACCGCCAACGACCCCCGAGCGCGACTGGAAGCCGAAGGGCTTGTGCAAGGGCTGA
- the radA gene encoding DNA repair protein RadA, with amino-acid sequence MAKSTLSFVCQNCGAAYNRWQGKCESCGEWNTLAEEDTTGSVPVSIRSKRRGRTFALESLTGKSNDAPRLPSGMTELDRVTGGGFVRGSVLLVGGDPGIGKSTLLTQATSMLARAGHRAVYISGEEAVAQVRLRAERLGLADAPVQLAAETSVEDIVSTLSEGAVPRLIVIDSIQTMWTDTVESAPGTVTQVRASAQALIRFAKKSGAAIILVGHVTKDGQIAGPRVVEHMVDAVLSFEGEGSQHFRILRAMKNRFGPTDEIGVFEMTGLGLREVSNPSELFLSERDLGSPGTAVFAGIEGTRPVLVELQALVAPTTLGTPRRAVVGWDPSRLSMVLAVLEAHCGVKLSGYDVYLNVAGGLRIQEPAADLAAAAALVSSLVNAPLPTDAVYFGEISLSGAVRPVAQTSARLKEAAKLGFGRAVLPESARGEVGGDGGLALSSIGGLTSLVADIAARGSPRGAGSDNRNTNREGVTEKNATPARFRRENS; translated from the coding sequence ATGGCCAAATCCACCCTCTCCTTTGTCTGCCAGAACTGCGGCGCGGCGTATAACCGCTGGCAGGGCAAGTGCGAGTCCTGCGGCGAGTGGAACACGCTGGCCGAGGAGGACACGACCGGCAGCGTGCCGGTGTCGATTCGCTCAAAGCGCCGGGGGCGGACGTTTGCGCTGGAATCACTGACGGGAAAAAGCAACGACGCCCCGCGCCTGCCCTCCGGCATGACGGAGCTCGATCGCGTCACCGGTGGCGGTTTTGTCCGCGGTTCGGTGCTGTTGGTCGGCGGCGACCCCGGCATCGGCAAATCGACCTTGCTGACGCAGGCCACCAGCATGCTGGCGCGCGCCGGGCATCGCGCGGTCTATATTTCGGGCGAAGAAGCCGTGGCCCAGGTGCGGCTGCGTGCTGAGCGGCTGGGGCTTGCCGATGCGCCGGTGCAGCTCGCCGCCGAAACGTCGGTCGAAGACATCGTCTCGACGCTGTCGGAGGGCGCGGTGCCGCGCCTGATCGTAATCGATTCGATACAGACCATGTGGACCGACACGGTGGAATCAGCGCCGGGAACGGTGACGCAGGTCCGCGCCTCCGCGCAGGCGCTCATTCGCTTCGCCAAAAAATCCGGAGCTGCGATCATTCTGGTTGGGCACGTCACCAAGGATGGCCAGATCGCGGGCCCCCGTGTGGTCGAGCACATGGTCGACGCGGTGCTGTCGTTCGAGGGAGAAGGCTCGCAACATTTCCGCATTTTGCGCGCGATGAAGAACCGCTTCGGTCCGACCGATGAAATCGGCGTGTTCGAGATGACGGGCTTGGGCCTTCGCGAGGTCTCCAACCCTTCCGAATTGTTCCTTTCTGAACGCGACCTGGGCAGCCCGGGCACGGCGGTCTTTGCCGGGATCGAAGGCACCCGCCCGGTGCTGGTGGAATTGCAGGCATTGGTGGCGCCGACCACGCTCGGCACCCCGAGGCGGGCCGTGGTGGGCTGGGACCCGAGCCGGCTGTCGATGGTGCTCGCGGTGCTGGAAGCCCATTGCGGGGTCAAATTGTCCGGCTACGACGTCTATCTGAACGTGGCGGGAGGCTTGCGGATCCAGGAGCCCGCGGCCGACCTCGCGGCGGCCGCTGCCCTGGTGTCGTCCCTGGTGAACGCTCCGTTACCGACAGATGCGGTCTATTTCGGTGAGATTTCACTCTCGGGCGCGGTCCGGCCGGTGGCGCAGACCTCGGCCCGATTAAAGGAGGCCGCGAAACTGGGATTTGGCCGTGCCGTTCTGCCCGAATCGGCCCGTGGCGAGGTCGGCGGCGATGGCGGGCTGGCGCTGAGCAGCATCGGCGGCTTGACCAGCCTGGTCGCCGATATCGCGGCACGTGGCAGCCCCAGAGGCGCTGGGTCCGACAACCGGAACACCAATCGCGAGGGTGTGACGGAGAAAAATGCCACACCAGCGCGATTCCGTCGTGAAAACAGCTAA
- a CDS encoding prohibitin family protein, giving the protein MPRGIIGAIAAVIVIAIIAAGSWYTVDQTERGVRLRYGAVIGTAQPGLGFKVPLIDSVERVSVKTFTYAWDKMNSYSYDQQPADLKISVTLRASPDKVADLYAKFGGLDIAVKQVVSPAVNQQVKIVFGRYTAVKAIQERGTLNAAIKDAITASLKDDPMIMIESVQLENIEFSANYLHSIEQRMLAEVEVQKLQQNAEREKVQAQITVTQATAKANAVRAEAQASADALRLNGEARATNIRITGEAEAAAIEARAKALGTNPNLVTLVQAERWNGVLPTTMVPGSAVPFVSVK; this is encoded by the coding sequence ATGCCCAGGGGAATCATCGGCGCCATCGCCGCCGTCATTGTCATCGCCATCATCGCTGCGGGAAGCTGGTACACTGTCGATCAGACCGAACGCGGGGTGAGGCTGCGCTACGGCGCGGTGATCGGCACCGCGCAGCCGGGCCTGGGCTTCAAGGTCCCGCTGATCGACAGCGTCGAGAGGGTCAGCGTCAAGACCTTTACCTATGCATGGGACAAGATGAACTCCTACTCCTACGACCAGCAGCCCGCGGACCTCAAGATCAGCGTCACCTTGCGTGCCTCGCCGGACAAGGTCGCCGATCTCTATGCAAAATTCGGCGGACTGGACATCGCGGTCAAGCAGGTGGTCAGCCCGGCCGTCAATCAGCAGGTCAAGATCGTGTTCGGCCGCTACACGGCCGTGAAGGCGATCCAGGAGCGCGGAACGCTCAACGCCGCGATCAAGGACGCCATCACGGCATCGCTGAAGGACGACCCGATGATCATGATCGAGAGCGTCCAGCTCGAAAACATCGAGTTCAGTGCGAACTATCTGCACTCGATCGAGCAGCGCATGCTGGCCGAGGTCGAGGTGCAGAAGCTGCAGCAGAATGCCGAGCGCGAAAAAGTGCAGGCGCAGATCACCGTCACCCAGGCCACCGCCAAGGCCAACGCCGTCCGCGCCGAGGCCCAGGCCAGCGCCGACGCGCTGCGGCTGAACGGTGAAGCGCGGGCGACCAATATCAGGATCACCGGCGAAGCCGAAGCCGCCGCCATCGAAGCCCGCGCCAAGGCGCTCGGCACCAACCCCAACCTCGTCACGCTGGTGCAGGCCGAACGCTGGAACGGCGTGCTGCCGACCACCATGGTGCCGGGCTCGGCGGTGCCGTTCGTGTCGGTGAAATAG
- a CDS encoding sulfite exporter TauE/SafE family protein — MGFIFVLIVGLLAGTISGIVGTGSSIMLMPVLVYQYGPKEAVPIMAVAAVMANFSRILAWWREVDWRACLAYSVTGIPAAALGARTLLALPSHAVDIAIGLFLIVMVPVRHWLARHQLKARLWHLAVGGAVIGYLTGVVVSTGPLSVPLFLFYGLNKGAFLATEAASSLGLFLSKSVTFERFGALTPDVALKGLIAGSSLMFGAFIAKRFVLRLEPEVFRLLMDGIMLAAGLTLLWTAFS; from the coding sequence TTGGGCTTCATCTTTGTCCTCATTGTCGGCCTGCTCGCCGGCACCATCTCAGGCATTGTCGGCACCGGTTCGTCGATCATGCTGATGCCGGTGCTCGTCTATCAATACGGGCCAAAGGAAGCCGTTCCGATCATGGCGGTCGCGGCCGTGATGGCGAATTTCTCGCGCATTCTCGCCTGGTGGCGCGAGGTCGACTGGCGCGCCTGCCTTGCCTATTCGGTCACGGGAATTCCTGCGGCCGCACTTGGCGCGCGGACGTTGCTGGCGCTGCCGTCGCATGCCGTCGATATCGCGATCGGCCTGTTTCTGATCGTGATGGTGCCGGTGCGGCACTGGCTGGCTCGTCATCAGCTTAAAGCGCGCCTTTGGCACCTTGCCGTGGGCGGTGCTGTTATCGGCTATCTCACCGGTGTCGTGGTTTCGACCGGGCCGCTCAGCGTGCCGCTGTTTCTGTTTTACGGGCTGAACAAAGGCGCCTTTCTCGCCACCGAAGCCGCAAGCTCGCTCGGACTCTTTCTGAGCAAATCCGTGACGTTCGAACGCTTTGGCGCGCTGACGCCGGACGTCGCGCTAAAGGGCCTGATCGCTGGCTCCTCGCTGATGTTCGGCGCCTTCATCGCCAAACGTTTCGTGCTGCGGCTAGAGCCCGAGGTCTTCCGCCTCCTGATGGATGGCATCATGCTGGCCGCCGGTCTCACCCTGCTGTGGACGGCATTTTCGTGA
- a CDS encoding adenylate/guanylate cyclase domain-containing protein has protein sequence MAEAADVPYSGDRRAGRTEAQQDTQKFAEAAIAESKRQGLLLAVRARWVALAVIAVTLPIINPNWDVIYYVVMLGLFAAIGWAQLNVGKVGRSLPELFLIFCDLALITLLTVVPNPLSAANWPVGMQFRFETFIYFFVFLATATLAYSWRTVVAMGFWTSAVWAIGVGWAYLQPETHAELSERVRAAIGSDVRMFHIINPSSIGIPERFQEITVFLIVAMTLALAVRRSNALLISHAGIERERTNLARYFSPNVVEQLSVNDEPLTRVHTQDVAVLFADIVGFTTYADGRDPKEVIGTLRQFHERMEREVFRHGGTLDKYLGDGLMATFGTPFAGDSDALNALRCARGMIDSIAELNRERKDRNEPPIQVSVGLHYGQVVLGDIGLNRLEFAVIGTTVNAASRLEALTREFGCAIVVSDALVQQARTESSHSSGDFALLVEQPAQSIRGLERPIGIWTCPAIAS, from the coding sequence GTGGCGGAAGCGGCTGATGTCCCCTATTCCGGCGACCGGCGGGCCGGACGAACCGAAGCCCAGCAAGACACCCAGAAGTTCGCCGAAGCGGCCATTGCGGAAAGCAAGCGCCAAGGCCTTCTACTCGCTGTCCGGGCCCGCTGGGTCGCGCTGGCGGTGATTGCCGTTACCTTGCCGATCATCAACCCGAACTGGGACGTGATTTACTACGTCGTGATGCTCGGCCTTTTTGCCGCGATCGGCTGGGCCCAATTGAACGTCGGCAAAGTAGGGCGTTCGCTGCCGGAGCTTTTCCTGATCTTTTGCGATCTGGCGTTAATTACCCTGCTCACGGTCGTGCCCAATCCGTTGAGCGCCGCGAACTGGCCGGTCGGCATGCAATTCCGGTTCGAGACTTTCATCTATTTCTTTGTCTTCCTCGCAACCGCCACCCTTGCCTATTCGTGGCGAACGGTGGTCGCGATGGGCTTCTGGACCTCGGCCGTGTGGGCAATCGGGGTGGGCTGGGCGTACCTGCAGCCCGAAACCCACGCCGAGTTGTCGGAACGCGTGCGAGCCGCCATCGGCTCCGACGTCAGGATGTTCCACATCATCAACCCCTCATCGATCGGCATTCCGGAGCGCTTCCAAGAAATCACGGTGTTCCTGATCGTCGCCATGACGTTGGCGCTGGCGGTGCGCCGTTCCAACGCCCTGCTGATCAGCCACGCCGGGATTGAACGCGAACGGACCAACCTGGCGCGGTATTTTTCCCCCAATGTCGTCGAGCAACTGTCTGTCAATGACGAGCCACTCACGCGGGTTCACACCCAGGACGTCGCCGTTTTGTTTGCCGATATCGTGGGCTTCACTACCTATGCCGATGGACGAGACCCAAAGGAGGTTATCGGCACGCTGCGACAGTTCCATGAGCGGATGGAACGAGAAGTGTTTCGGCACGGCGGAACGCTCGACAAGTATCTCGGCGACGGCCTGATGGCGACATTCGGTACGCCGTTCGCCGGCGATTCCGACGCGCTGAACGCCTTGCGTTGCGCGAGGGGTATGATCGATTCGATTGCGGAGTTAAACAGAGAACGGAAAGATCGCAACGAGCCGCCGATCCAGGTCAGCGTCGGACTGCACTATGGCCAGGTCGTGCTTGGGGACATCGGCCTCAACCGGCTCGAATTCGCCGTGATCGGCACCACCGTGAATGCGGCGAGCCGGCTCGAGGCGCTTACCCGCGAATTCGGATGCGCCATCGTGGTTAGCGACGCGCTGGTGCAGCAGGCGCGGACGGAATCCAGCCATTCGAGCGGAGACTTCGCGTTGCTCGTCGAGCAGCCGGCACAGAGCATTCGTGGGCTTGAGCGACCTATTGGCATCTGGACATGTCCCGCTATCGCTTCCTGA